The following proteins come from a genomic window of Leucoraja erinacea ecotype New England chromosome 1, Leri_hhj_1, whole genome shotgun sequence:
- the coq2 gene encoding 4-hydroxybenzoate polyprenyltransferase, mitochondrial produces the protein MLRCLAPRQLLSTLPLPLAPPGSWRVTAAVVTRERQLRALPAAQLRRSGGDSGPSAAAAAATLVGMAPRALQPYLRLMRLDKPIGTWLLYLPCTWSIGLAAEPGCLPDMSMLTLFGTGAILMRGAGCTINDMWDKDIDRKVARTENRPIAAGEISRSQAFVFLGGQLSLALAVLLCLNYYSISLGAASLGLVVIYPLMKRLTYWPQLILGLTFNWGALLGWSAVKGLCDWSICLPLYISGVMWTLIYDTIYAHQDKADDILVGVKSTALKFQEQTKQWLLGFSTVMLTGLTVVGLNSEQTLPYYVAVVAVGAHLAHQISSLDINNPQDCWKKFCLNRILGLVLFSGIVFGNLWKGKTKTNEAEKVQS, from the exons ATGTTGAGGTGCCTCGCGCCCCGCCAGTTGCTGTCCACGCTCCCGCTACCGCTCGCGCCGCCCGGGAGCTGGCGGGTAACGGCCGCCGTTGTCACGCGGGAGAGGCAGCTCCGCGCGCTGCCCGCCGCCCAGCTCAGGCGGAGCGGTGGAGACAGCGGCCcatcagcggcggcggcggcggccaccCTGGTGGGGATGGCGCCGCGGGCACTGCAGCCCTACCTGAGGCTGATGAGGCTGGACAAACCCATTG GAACCTGGTTGCTATATTTGCCAtgtacctggagtattggttTAGCAGCAGAGCCAGGCTGCCTTCCAGATATGTCCATGCTTACACTTTTTGGAACGGGGGCAATATTGATGCGAGGAGCTGGGTGTACAATCAATGACATGTGGGATAAAGACATCGATAGAAAG GTTGCCAGAACTGAAAATCGGCCCATAGCTGCTGGAGAAATCAGTCGTTCTCAGGCTTTCGTGTTTTTGGGTGGTCAACTAAGTCTAGCGCTTGCTGTTCTCTTGTGTTTAAATTATTATAG CATTTCACTTGGAGCTGCATCGCTTGGTCTCGTAGTCATCTACCCTCTGATGAAGAGGCTAACTTATTGGCCACAGTTAATTCTGG GTCTTACATTTAACTGGGGAGCACTTTTAGGTTGGTCTGCTGTGAAGGGTTTGTGTGATTGGTCAATCTGCCTTCCACTCTATATCTCTGGAGTCATGTGGACATTGATATATGACACTATTTATGCACATCAG GATAAAGCAGATGACATTCTGGTGGGAGTAAAATCAACTGCACTGAAGTTTCAAGAACAGACCAAACAATGGTTATTAGGATTCAGCACAGTCATGCTGACAGGATTGACAGTGGTCGGACTAAACAGTGAACAGACGTTACCCTACTATGTCGCTGTGGTAGCTGTTGGAGCACACCTGGCCCATCAG ATATCCTCACTGGACATAAATAATCCTCAAGATTGCTGGAAGAAATTCTGTTTGAATCGTATATTAGGACTAGTACTGTTTTCTGGAATTGTGTTTGGAAATCTATGGAAAGGAAAGACGAAGACTAATGAAGCAGAAAAGGTGCAGAGCTGA